TTTGAGGGGGCTTCAGTACTTGCATGCGATATTAATGAACATTCTTTAAATGATTTAATGCTGTCACTGGACAATCGATATCCCCTGCATACATATCAGTTAGATGTAAGTAATCATGAAGAGGTGGTTAAATTTTTTGTATATGTTGAAGCAGAACATGCTGATGTAGATGGTTTAGTAAATAATGCTGGAATTTATTTGGCGAAAAATTTATTGGATTATCAAGTAAATGAAATTGATAAAGTCCTGAATATAAACGTTAAAGGGTTTATTTATCTCTCACAAATGTTCGGTAAAAGATTGTTCCAAAGCCAAAGTGAGGGAGTTATCGTTAATATGTCTTCAGTGTCAGGAATAGAGGGCAGTTCAGATGCAATCTATGGGTTATCAA
This sequence is a window from Brevibacillus sp. JNUCC-41. Protein-coding genes within it:
- a CDS encoding SDR family NAD(P)-dependent oxidoreductase, whose amino-acid sequence is MLKNRKVIVTGAASGIGKEIVKQCLFEGASVLACDINEHSLNDLMLSLDNRYPLHTYQLDVSNHEEVVKFFVYVEAEHADVDGLVNNAGIYLAKNLLDYQVNEIDKVLNINVKGFIYLSQMFGKRLFQSQSEGVIVNMSSVSGIEGSSDAIYGLSKAAILGLTKSCAMNFSPYIRVNAVAPTMVNTPMMGNIPGWRKEEYVSHQLIHTPVLPEDVADTVVFLLSDKAKHYTGATFDINNGGYLR